A genomic segment from Aliidongia dinghuensis encodes:
- the hisI gene encoding phosphoribosyl-AMP cyclohydrolase: MTAPARTTSAAMLDEIRFDAAGLVPVIAQQHDSGEILMMAWMNRDAVAETLATGRVCYWSRSRAALWRKGETSSQVQRLIELRLDCDGDTLLALVDQTGVACHTGRRSCFFRAARDGDWQVIAAVETPPDELYGDR, encoded by the coding sequence ATGACCGCCCCCGCCCGCACCACGAGCGCCGCAATGCTCGACGAGATCCGCTTTGATGCCGCCGGCCTCGTGCCGGTCATCGCGCAGCAGCACGATAGCGGCGAAATCCTGATGATGGCCTGGATGAACCGCGACGCGGTGGCCGAGACGCTGGCGACCGGCCGGGTCTGCTACTGGTCGCGCTCGCGTGCGGCCCTTTGGCGCAAGGGCGAGACCTCGAGCCAGGTCCAGCGGCTGATCGAACTACGGCTCGATTGCGACGGCGACACGCTACTGGCGCTCGTCGATCAGACCGGGGTCGCCTGCCACACCGGCCGGCGCTCCTGCTTCTTCCGGGCGGCGCGCGACGGCGACTGGCAAGTGATCGCCGCGGTCGAGACCCCGCCCGACGAACTCTACGGCGACCGCTGA
- a CDS encoding phosphopantetheine-binding protein produces the protein MKTSDFLTLLDNTLDLPEGTLQGNEQLSDIPEWDSLAVISFIALVDEQFGVILEGEKLAEAKSVADLLALLSVQLEA, from the coding sequence ATGAAAACCTCCGATTTCCTCACACTCCTGGACAATACCCTCGATCTGCCGGAAGGCACGCTCCAGGGGAACGAACAGCTGAGCGACATCCCCGAGTGGGACAGCCTAGCGGTGATCAGCTTCATCGCGCTCGTGGACGAGCAGTTCGGCGTGATCCTCGAAGGCGAGAAGCTCGCCGAGGCAAAGAGCGTCGCCGATCTTCTGGCGTTGCTGAGCGTCCAGCTAGAGGCCTGA
- a CDS encoding M81 family metallopeptidase, whose amino-acid sequence MRLLIAMMKHETNSFSPIATPWQRFVDWGAFHGPDVVRAYRGTAMPIGAYIDLAEAAGAEIVSPIAAEAMPSGIVSADAYRCLTDPILEAVAKGGIDAAMLDLHGAMVAEATPDGEGTLLERIRALAPGLPIAVTCDLHANLTERMVANCTALIGYKTYPHVDMHVVGRQVGRILLDALDGKVKPVMAWGNRPILAQTLRMGTDDEPMKGLVDAAKAAEHGSILAATVFGGFPLADMPDAGLSAIVVADGDAAVAAETRDRLLDQAWRQKEEFIYRHEPLGEAVARARQIEQGPVLLLDHADNCGSGGTQDVMTVIEEVLRQDLPDVAVAAVWDPDAVEAMARAGVGSTVTLPLGGKTDMPSIGLKGRPLTVTGKVKLVSDGEWVCRGPMYTGVTVQMGKTAVLQVGLVEIVVVSRHHEPWDLGVFTSVGIDPRAKRYLVLKSRIHYRAGFAPIGRATITCDGDGVTTSDNDLLTFRHLRRPVYPLDRPNDWPWF is encoded by the coding sequence ATGCGCCTGCTGATCGCGATGATGAAGCACGAGACCAACAGCTTCTCGCCGATCGCGACACCCTGGCAGCGCTTCGTCGATTGGGGCGCCTTTCACGGCCCCGACGTGGTCCGGGCCTATCGCGGCACCGCCATGCCGATCGGCGCCTATATCGACCTCGCCGAGGCGGCAGGGGCGGAGATCGTGAGCCCGATCGCCGCCGAGGCCATGCCGAGCGGCATCGTTTCCGCCGACGCCTACCGCTGTCTGACCGACCCGATCCTCGAGGCCGTCGCCAAGGGCGGCATCGACGCGGCGATGCTCGATCTGCACGGCGCCATGGTCGCCGAAGCGACGCCGGACGGCGAAGGCACGCTCTTGGAGCGGATCCGCGCGCTTGCCCCCGGGCTGCCGATCGCCGTCACCTGCGACCTGCACGCCAACCTGACCGAACGGATGGTCGCCAACTGCACGGCGCTCATCGGCTACAAGACCTATCCCCATGTCGACATGCATGTGGTCGGCCGGCAGGTCGGCCGCATCCTGCTCGATGCGCTCGACGGCAAGGTCAAGCCGGTGATGGCCTGGGGCAACCGTCCGATCCTGGCTCAGACGCTGCGCATGGGCACGGACGACGAGCCGATGAAGGGACTGGTCGACGCCGCGAAAGCGGCCGAGCACGGCTCGATCCTGGCGGCGACGGTGTTCGGCGGCTTTCCGCTCGCCGACATGCCGGATGCCGGCCTCTCCGCAATCGTCGTCGCCGACGGCGACGCGGCCGTAGCAGCCGAGACGCGGGACCGGCTGCTCGACCAGGCCTGGCGGCAGAAAGAGGAATTCATCTATCGCCACGAGCCGCTCGGCGAGGCGGTTGCCCGGGCGCGGCAGATCGAGCAGGGCCCAGTGCTGCTGCTCGACCATGCCGACAATTGCGGTTCAGGCGGAACGCAGGACGTGATGACCGTGATCGAGGAGGTCCTGCGCCAGGACCTGCCCGATGTCGCCGTTGCCGCCGTCTGGGACCCGGACGCCGTCGAGGCGATGGCGCGGGCCGGCGTCGGCAGCACCGTCACCCTGCCGCTCGGCGGCAAGACCGACATGCCGTCGATCGGCCTCAAGGGCCGGCCGCTCACGGTCACGGGCAAGGTCAAGCTGGTATCGGACGGCGAGTGGGTCTGCCGCGGACCGATGTATACCGGCGTCACCGTGCAGATGGGCAAGACCGCCGTGCTGCAGGTCGGATTGGTCGAGATCGTCGTCGTCTCGCGTCATCACGAGCCGTGGGACTTGGGCGTCTTTACCTCGGTCGGCATCGATCCGCGGGCGAAGCGCTATCTGGTGCTGAAATCGCGCATCCATTACCGTGCCGGCTTCGCGCCGATCGGCCGGGCGACCATCACCTGCGACGGCGACGGCGTCACGACCTCCGACAATGATCTCCTGACCTTCAGGCACCTGCGCCGGCCGGTCTACCCGCTCGACCGGCCGAACGATTGGCCCTGGTTCTAG
- a CDS encoding ABC transporter ATP-binding protein: MSDYILETAGLTKDFLGFTAVKGVNLQVRRGTIHALIGPNGAGKTTVFNLLTKFLKPTRGTITFKGEDVTWVKPADVARRGMVRSFQISAVFPYLSVRENVRVALQRPLGNSFHFWRSESVLDSLNERAEELVYAVGLQDFIHHEASELAYGRKRALEIATTLALDPEMLLLDEPMAGLGTEDIGRIAALIKRVAADRTVLMVEHNLSVVADLSDRITVLARGEILAEGVYAEVSANPAVIEAYVGTGHA; this comes from the coding sequence GTGAGCGACTACATCCTAGAGACTGCGGGACTGACCAAGGACTTTCTGGGCTTCACGGCCGTCAAAGGCGTGAATCTCCAGGTGCGCCGCGGCACGATCCATGCGCTGATCGGCCCCAACGGCGCCGGCAAGACCACGGTCTTCAACCTGCTCACCAAGTTCCTGAAGCCGACCAGGGGCACCATCACCTTCAAGGGCGAGGACGTGACCTGGGTCAAGCCGGCCGATGTCGCCCGGCGCGGCATGGTCCGCTCGTTCCAGATCTCGGCGGTATTTCCGTACCTGAGCGTGCGCGAGAACGTGCGCGTGGCGCTGCAGCGGCCGCTCGGCAACTCGTTCCATTTCTGGCGCAGCGAGTCCGTGCTCGACAGTTTGAACGAGCGGGCGGAGGAGCTGGTCTACGCGGTCGGGCTCCAGGATTTCATCCATCACGAAGCGAGCGAGCTCGCCTATGGCCGCAAGCGCGCGCTCGAGATCGCGACCACGCTGGCGCTCGACCCCGAGATGCTGCTCTTGGACGAACCGATGGCGGGGCTCGGCACCGAGGACATCGGCCGCATCGCAGCGCTCATCAAGCGCGTCGCCGCCGACCGGACGGTGCTGATGGTCGAGCATAATCTCTCGGTCGTGGCCGATCTCTCCGACCGCATCACCGTGCTCGCCCGGGGCGAGATCCTGGCCGAAGGCGTCTATGCCGAAGTGTCGGCCAATCCCGCCGTGATCGAAGCCTATGTGGGGACCGGGCATGCCTGA
- the pseG gene encoding UDP-2,4-diacetamido-2,4,6-trideoxy-beta-L-altropyranose hydrolase: protein MSPKILQPLILFRADATPAMGTGHVMRCLALAEALRDRAIDVAFVAAALTPSIAHRLAAERIDVHPAGDPDDAAATIALGRTLGANALVVDGYHFSAAWRQAVRSLGVPILAFQDLDDGAPLHADLVLNAAARPEETKWRRAAPAATFLTGPRYVLLRRELRRAVAAPKRPVAARSALLVTFGGADPTGLTLPVTAALAGVLGPEATLDVVIGGSVPNGAGLVDRVAALDPRVSVHLDPIEMAPLMGRAGLAVSAAGGTIGELAALGVPALIAIVAENQVAGAAASAAAGWCEAVDARASGAVATLAARAAALWADAPLRQAMADRTAGLIDAGGVDRVADALVSAMQTLW from the coding sequence TTGAGCCCCAAGATCTTGCAACCGTTGATCCTGTTTCGCGCCGATGCCACGCCGGCCATGGGCACTGGGCACGTCATGCGCTGCCTGGCGCTCGCCGAGGCCTTGCGCGACCGCGCGATCGATGTCGCGTTCGTCGCGGCGGCGCTGACGCCGTCGATTGCCCACCGGCTCGCGGCCGAGCGCATCGACGTGCATCCCGCCGGGGACCCTGACGACGCCGCGGCGACAATAGCGCTCGGCCGCACGCTCGGTGCCAACGCGCTGGTCGTCGATGGCTATCATTTCAGCGCCGCGTGGCGCCAGGCGGTCCGGTCGCTGGGCGTGCCCATCCTTGCGTTCCAGGATCTGGACGACGGCGCGCCGCTCCACGCCGACCTGGTGCTGAACGCGGCCGCCCGGCCCGAAGAGACGAAATGGCGCCGGGCGGCGCCGGCCGCAACCTTCCTCACGGGGCCGCGGTACGTGCTGCTGCGCCGCGAGCTGCGCCGGGCCGTGGCGGCGCCAAAGCGACCGGTCGCCGCCCGCTCGGCGCTGCTCGTCACCTTCGGCGGCGCCGATCCCACTGGCCTTACCCTGCCGGTGACAGCGGCGCTTGCAGGCGTACTGGGGCCGGAGGCGACCCTCGACGTGGTGATCGGCGGCAGCGTGCCGAACGGCGCTGGGCTCGTCGACCGCGTCGCCGCGCTCGACCCGCGGGTTTCGGTCCATCTCGACCCGATCGAGATGGCGCCGCTCATGGGTCGGGCCGGTCTTGCGGTCTCCGCTGCCGGCGGCACGATCGGCGAGCTTGCGGCGCTGGGCGTGCCGGCGCTGATCGCGATCGTCGCGGAAAACCAGGTGGCAGGCGCTGCCGCCTCGGCCGCTGCCGGCTGGTGCGAAGCCGTCGACGCCCGCGCATCCGGCGCCGTCGCGACCCTGGCGGCGCGCGCCGCCGCCCTCTGGGCCGATGCGCCATTGCGCCAGGCGATGGCGGACCGGACCGCCGGGCTCATCGATGCCGGCGGGGTCGACCGGGTTGCCGACGCGCTGGTAAGCGCGATGCAAACACTCTGGTAA
- a CDS encoding flagellin N-terminal helical domain-containing protein, protein MSGITLTATQTATIQSLQSASALFTTTQNELNTGKKVNSASDDAVAYFRSKSLYDRSSNILTRKANVDQSIQTVQAALDATSAVDGLLKQLKGVLEGARGATTSSRVSATVQFKNIAKQLAQLVNDASYQGLNLLTKTTASLSTQFSERTAATFVISGFSYTSTAAGNANSLFTAAVVAFKVDGTLLFSNVIASTANGAGTIKGFSALSLTSSTNYGSLVTASQAAAIFTASDNRIDAAISQNSALTAALGTNINILQARSNFSASYSATLSGGGDKLTLADLNVEAANSQALTLRQQIGIQSLSVTGTQNSSILTLLR, encoded by the coding sequence ATGTCTGGCATTACGCTTACCGCGACTCAAACCGCGACCATTCAGTCCCTGCAGTCTGCCTCGGCGCTGTTCACGACGACGCAGAACGAGCTGAACACCGGCAAGAAGGTGAATTCGGCTTCGGACGACGCAGTCGCCTATTTCCGGTCCAAGTCGCTCTACGACCGGTCCAGCAACATCCTCACCCGCAAGGCCAACGTCGATCAGTCGATCCAGACGGTCCAGGCCGCGCTCGATGCGACCTCGGCGGTCGACGGCCTGCTGAAGCAGCTCAAGGGCGTGCTCGAAGGCGCCCGCGGTGCCACGACCTCGTCGCGCGTCTCGGCGACGGTGCAGTTCAAGAACATCGCCAAGCAGCTGGCGCAGCTGGTCAATGACGCCTCCTACCAGGGCCTCAACCTGCTGACCAAGACCACGGCCAGCCTCTCTACCCAGTTCTCGGAGCGGACGGCGGCGACGTTCGTCATCAGCGGCTTCTCCTACACCTCGACCGCGGCCGGCAACGCCAACTCGCTGTTCACCGCGGCGGTCGTGGCGTTCAAGGTAGACGGCACGCTCCTCTTCTCGAACGTCATCGCGTCGACGGCGAATGGCGCCGGCACGATCAAGGGCTTCTCGGCCCTGAGCCTGACCAGCTCGACGAACTATGGCTCCTTGGTCACGGCGTCGCAGGCGGCGGCGATCTTCACGGCGAGCGACAACCGGATCGATGCGGCGATCAGCCAGAACAGCGCGCTTACCGCAGCACTCGGTACCAACATCAACATCCTGCAGGCGCGCTCGAACTTCAGCGCCAGCTACTCCGCGACGCTCTCGGGTGGCGGCGACAAGCTGACGCTGGCCGACCTCAACGTCGAGGCGGCGAACTCCCAGGCGCTGACGCTCCGTCAGCAGATCGGCATCCAGTCGCTGTCGGTCACGGGTACGCAGAACTCCTCGATCCTGACGCTGCTCCGCTAA
- a CDS encoding ABC transporter ATP-binding protein, giving the protein MPDASAATTTLLEVADLHGWYGESHILHGMNFEIRQGEVVTLLGRNGAGKTTTLRAIMGMLGRSQGSIQFEGRQMCGLASNKIAKHGIAYCPEERGIFASLSVEENLMLPPVVRPGGMTVPEIYEIFPNLLERRRSPGTKLSGGEQQMLAIGRILRTGASLLLFDEPSEGLAPVIVQRIGEVIRTLKAKGFTILLVEQNFRFASTVADRHYVVEHGTVIDMIKNSEIAANADKLHTYLGV; this is encoded by the coding sequence ATGCCTGACGCATCCGCCGCGACGACGACGCTGCTCGAGGTCGCCGACCTGCACGGCTGGTACGGCGAATCGCACATTCTGCACGGCATGAATTTCGAGATCCGGCAGGGCGAGGTCGTAACGCTGCTCGGCCGCAACGGCGCCGGCAAGACGACGACCTTGCGCGCGATCATGGGCATGCTGGGCCGTTCCCAGGGCTCGATCCAGTTCGAGGGCCGCCAGATGTGCGGCCTCGCGTCCAACAAGATCGCAAAGCACGGCATCGCCTATTGTCCCGAGGAGCGCGGCATCTTCGCGAGCCTGTCGGTCGAGGAAAACCTGATGCTGCCGCCGGTCGTGCGGCCGGGCGGCATGACGGTGCCAGAGATCTACGAGATCTTCCCCAATCTGCTCGAGCGACGCCGGAGCCCCGGCACGAAGCTCTCGGGTGGCGAGCAGCAGATGCTGGCGATCGGCCGCATCCTGCGTACGGGGGCGAGCCTCTTGCTGTTCGACGAACCAAGCGAAGGCCTGGCGCCCGTCATCGTCCAGCGCATCGGTGAGGTGATCCGGACATTGAAGGCCAAGGGCTTCACCATCCTCTTGGTCGAGCAGAACTTCCGCTTCGCCTCGACCGTGGCGGACCGGCATTATGTGGTCGAGCACGGCACGGTCATCGACATGATCAAGAACAGTGAAATCGCGGCCAACGCGGACAAGCTGCATACCTATCTGGGTGTCTGA
- a CDS encoding EAL domain-containing protein: MLKPSLMRSPEGLIVLLAALLPLVVIAGLCWRTANLELERQLDAAADTAVADADRLIGDIVTGLHEREGLVGTDCTPATIEQLDHLTYESPLVRSAGLFDGKGQLYCTSRGAFRADISTAAGSTRRGGLVMRVGRAIVTNRTSLIVQLRRDDEAGIGAVADLALFDQLATPLSFEGAGAVSVVLGEATPLRTAGRPIESMAKHPFCVSRRSHKFDVAATVTVPRAMVWSLFRRELALFGAAGVMLSAMLAWLALRGIANRQSLTRGLRAALRRRQFEVHYHPVIDIQNDRCVGAEALIRWRHPDRGLIRPDLFIPVAEETGLIIPITRWLMNRVRDDFEGVDLPRDFHIAINLAPVQFKDRTIVDDIRAIFSGRNLSPAMLVLEATERFPIDDAGRKVIDALRTMGPGIALDDFGTGHSGLAYLQKFHGDYLKIDKTFVQTIGTDAVTRTVVDSIINLARELDMEIIAEGVETVTQLKYLRQRGVPYAQGFLFAQPLPFAEFENFRRTHPSPCAHHLKAEEAPREEVPA; the protein is encoded by the coding sequence ATGCTGAAACCCAGCCTGATGCGGTCGCCGGAAGGGCTGATCGTCCTTCTGGCAGCCTTGCTGCCGCTCGTGGTGATCGCTGGCTTGTGCTGGCGGACAGCCAATCTGGAGCTCGAGCGGCAACTGGACGCCGCGGCGGATACGGCCGTGGCCGACGCCGACCGGTTGATCGGCGACATCGTCACCGGGCTGCACGAGCGCGAGGGGCTGGTCGGCACCGACTGCACGCCCGCGACGATCGAGCAGCTCGACCATCTCACCTACGAATCGCCCCTCGTCCGCTCGGCCGGACTGTTCGACGGGAAGGGGCAGCTCTATTGCACCAGTCGGGGGGCCTTCCGCGCCGACATCAGCACGGCAGCGGGCTCGACCCGACGCGGCGGTCTCGTCATGCGCGTCGGCCGCGCCATCGTCACGAATCGCACCTCGCTCATCGTCCAGCTCCGGCGCGACGACGAAGCGGGCATCGGCGCCGTCGCCGATCTGGCACTGTTCGACCAGCTGGCGACACCCTTGTCGTTCGAGGGCGCAGGCGCGGTCAGCGTCGTGCTGGGCGAGGCGACGCCGCTGCGCACTGCCGGCCGGCCGATCGAAAGCATGGCGAAACACCCGTTCTGCGTCAGCCGGCGCTCGCACAAGTTCGACGTCGCGGCGACCGTGACGGTGCCGCGGGCAATGGTCTGGTCGCTGTTCCGGCGCGAGCTGGCGCTGTTCGGGGCGGCCGGTGTGATGCTGTCGGCAATGTTGGCTTGGCTCGCACTCCGCGGCATCGCCAATCGGCAATCGCTCACGCGCGGCCTGCGCGCGGCGCTCCGCCGGCGCCAGTTCGAAGTGCATTACCATCCGGTCATCGACATCCAGAACGACCGCTGCGTCGGCGCCGAGGCACTCATCCGCTGGCGCCATCCCGACCGGGGGCTGATCCGCCCGGACCTGTTCATCCCGGTCGCCGAGGAAACCGGGCTCATCATCCCGATCACCCGCTGGCTGATGAACCGGGTCCGCGACGACTTCGAGGGTGTCGACCTGCCGCGCGACTTCCACATCGCGATCAATCTGGCGCCGGTCCAGTTCAAGGACCGCACGATCGTCGACGACATCCGCGCCATCTTCAGCGGGCGCAACCTGTCCCCGGCCATGCTCGTGCTCGAGGCGACCGAACGGTTCCCGATCGACGACGCCGGCCGCAAGGTGATCGACGCGCTCCGCACCATGGGGCCGGGCATTGCGCTCGACGATTTCGGCACGGGCCACAGCGGGCTCGCTTACCTGCAGAAGTTCCACGGCGACTATCTCAAGATCGACAAGACCTTCGTGCAGACGATCGGCACCGACGCCGTGACGCGCACCGTGGTCGATTCGATCATCAACCTCGCGCGCGAGCTCGACATGGAGATCATCGCCGAGGGCGTCGAGACCGTGACGCAGCTCAAATACCTGCGCCAGCGCGGCGTGCCCTACGCCCAGGGCTTCCTGTTTGCGCAGCCGCTGCCCTTCGCCGAATTCGAGAACTTTCGGCGGACGCATCCGAGCCCTTGTGCGCATCATCTGAAGGCGGAGGAGGCCCCGCGCGAAGAGGTGCCGGCTTGA
- a CDS encoding 3-oxoacyl-ACP synthase III family protein, which produces MQVGIAAISYHLPETVLDNASLAAANPRFQPEKVKAKTGIDRRHVAAPDETAVDLAVAAGERLFTESGIDRTSVDHLIFCTQAPDYFLPTSACVVHGRLGLPAEAGAVDINLGCSGFVYGLGLASGLIHSGQASRVLLLTADTYSKFIDVEDLSVRSIFGDGSAATLVEAGGGSIGPFVYGTDGKGAEHLIVPTGGLRAPVDEASPDDGYIIHGGRRRAGRPLHMNGPEVFNFSIAAVPAAVRALLHKAALTMADVDLFVFHQANTTMLEALRRKLEIPVERFFVDLADAGNTVSSTIPIALRRAASQGRLQAGDRVMLVGFGVGYSWAATLLTWC; this is translated from the coding sequence ATGCAAGTCGGCATTGCCGCCATTTCCTACCATCTTCCGGAGACCGTGCTGGACAACGCCAGCCTGGCCGCCGCCAATCCGCGCTTCCAGCCGGAGAAGGTGAAGGCCAAGACCGGCATCGACCGGCGCCATGTCGCGGCCCCGGACGAGACGGCGGTCGATCTGGCGGTGGCGGCGGGCGAGCGCCTTTTCACCGAATCGGGCATCGACCGTACGAGCGTCGACCATCTGATCTTTTGCACGCAGGCGCCCGACTATTTCCTGCCGACCAGTGCTTGCGTCGTCCATGGCCGGCTCGGCCTGCCCGCCGAAGCAGGGGCGGTCGACATCAACCTCGGCTGTTCGGGCTTCGTCTACGGGTTGGGCCTGGCCTCCGGCCTCATTCACTCCGGCCAGGCAAGCCGCGTCCTGCTGCTGACGGCCGATACCTATTCCAAATTCATCGATGTCGAGGACCTGAGCGTCCGTTCGATCTTCGGCGACGGGTCGGCGGCGACGCTTGTCGAGGCCGGGGGCGGCAGCATCGGGCCCTTCGTCTACGGCACCGATGGCAAGGGGGCCGAGCACCTGATCGTCCCGACCGGCGGCTTGCGCGCGCCGGTCGACGAAGCCTCGCCAGATGACGGCTATATCATCCATGGCGGTCGTCGGCGCGCGGGGCGGCCGCTGCATATGAACGGGCCCGAGGTGTTCAATTTCTCGATCGCGGCCGTGCCGGCGGCGGTGCGTGCCCTGTTGCACAAGGCTGCGCTCACCATGGCGGACGTCGACCTGTTCGTGTTCCATCAGGCCAACACGACCATGCTCGAGGCGCTTCGGCGCAAGCTCGAAATCCCGGTCGAGCGGTTCTTCGTCGATCTCGCCGATGCCGGCAATACGGTCTCTTCGACCATTCCGATCGCGCTGCGTCGCGCGGCGAGCCAGGGCCGGCTGCAGGCCGGGGACCGGGTCATGCTGGTTGGTTTCGGTGTCGGCTATTCCTGGGCTGCCACGTTGCTGACCTGGTGCTAG
- the pseI gene encoding pseudaminic acid synthase yields the protein MSDEVTIAGRKIGQAHPPYVIAEMSGNHNGDIARAMRLIDAAAEAGADAVKLQTYTADTITIDHDGPGFRLEGGLWAGRTLHDLYREAHTPWEWHAPLFEHARRRGIAIFSSPFDPTAIELLESLDAPAYKIASFELIDLPLIQRAARTGKPLVMSTGLATLGEIEEAVAAARAAGAAQILLLHCTSAYPTPPEEANLRTIRHMADGFAVPVGLSDHTMGIAVPVAAVALGAVAIEKHFTLARADGGPDSAFSLEASELKDMVAACRTAWAALGQVDYGVSPGEGGGRFVRRSLYVVEDIAAGAPLTAKNVRSIRPGFGLLPKHLPDVLGRPATRALKRGEPLDWTMVGPGTESGR from the coding sequence GTGAGTGACGAAGTCACGATCGCCGGCCGCAAGATCGGTCAGGCTCATCCGCCCTATGTCATCGCCGAGATGTCGGGCAACCATAACGGCGACATCGCGCGCGCCATGCGGCTCATCGACGCCGCGGCCGAGGCCGGCGCCGACGCGGTCAAGCTGCAGACCTATACGGCCGACACGATCACCATCGACCATGACGGGCCGGGTTTCCGGCTCGAGGGCGGGCTCTGGGCGGGGCGGACGCTCCATGACCTCTATCGCGAGGCGCACACGCCCTGGGAATGGCACGCCCCGCTGTTCGAGCATGCGCGCCGGCGCGGCATCGCGATCTTTTCCTCGCCGTTCGATCCGACGGCGATCGAGCTGCTGGAGAGCCTGGACGCGCCGGCCTACAAGATCGCCTCGTTCGAACTGATCGATCTGCCGCTCATCCAGCGGGCGGCGCGCACCGGCAAGCCGCTTGTCATGTCGACAGGGCTTGCGACCCTGGGCGAGATCGAGGAGGCGGTCGCGGCCGCGCGCGCTGCTGGCGCCGCCCAGATCCTGCTGTTGCATTGCACGAGCGCCTATCCGACGCCGCCGGAAGAGGCGAATCTCCGGACGATCCGGCATATGGCGGACGGCTTCGCCGTGCCGGTCGGCCTGTCCGACCACACGATGGGCATCGCGGTGCCGGTCGCCGCCGTGGCGCTCGGCGCCGTCGCCATCGAGAAGCACTTCACGCTCGCCCGCGCTGACGGCGGCCCCGACTCCGCTTTCTCACTCGAGGCGTCCGAACTCAAGGACATGGTTGCCGCCTGCCGCACGGCCTGGGCGGCGTTGGGCCAGGTCGACTATGGCGTGAGCCCGGGCGAGGGGGGTGGGCGCTTCGTGCGCCGCTCGCTCTATGTCGTCGAGGATATTGCCGCGGGCGCGCCGCTCACGGCCAAGAACGTGCGCTCGATCCGGCCGGGCTTCGGCCTCCTGCCGAAACATCTGCCCGACGTGCTGGGCCGGCCCGCGACACGGGCCCTCAAGCGGGGCGAGCCGCTCGACTGGACCATGGTCGGACCGGGCACGGAGAGCGGCCGATGA
- a CDS encoding cytidylyltransferase domain-containing protein, with translation MSTKLATRPVVCITQARINSYRLPAKVLRLIAGQPLLWWHLDRLKRARRVDRIVVATTGEPAADAIVEIAEAAGAAVFRGSEHDVLDRFAGAAALVGAATIVRVTSDCPVIDPALIDQAIALYESAGDACHYASLDVSTFPRGLDCEVFSRQALDEAAAEAVLREDREHVTPFIRRNTERYAARFLSTAPLERTYRWCVDTPADFELARRIVEQFAGADFGWTDIVALMRARPDWAALNMDVAQTPVA, from the coding sequence ATGAGCACGAAGCTGGCGACGCGGCCGGTTGTCTGCATCACGCAGGCCCGGATCAATTCCTATCGCCTGCCCGCCAAGGTGCTGCGCCTCATCGCCGGCCAGCCGCTCTTGTGGTGGCATCTCGACCGGCTGAAGCGGGCGCGCCGCGTCGACCGGATCGTGGTCGCGACGACCGGCGAGCCGGCGGCCGACGCTATCGTCGAGATCGCCGAGGCAGCAGGGGCGGCGGTGTTCCGAGGGTCCGAGCACGACGTGCTCGATCGGTTCGCCGGGGCCGCAGCCCTCGTGGGGGCCGCGACGATCGTACGCGTGACGTCGGATTGCCCGGTGATCGACCCGGCGCTGATCGACCAGGCCATCGCGCTCTATGAGAGTGCCGGCGACGCCTGCCATTACGCGAGCCTCGACGTCAGCACCTTTCCGCGCGGCCTCGATTGCGAGGTATTCAGCCGCCAGGCGCTCGACGAGGCAGCGGCGGAGGCGGTCTTGCGCGAAGATCGCGAGCACGTGACGCCGTTCATCCGCCGCAACACCGAACGTTACGCGGCGCGCTTCCTGTCGACGGCGCCTCTCGAGCGAACCTATCGCTGGTGCGTCGACACGCCGGCAGATTTCGAGCTCGCGCGCCGGATCGTCGAGCAATTCGCCGGGGCCGATTTCGGCTGGACCGATATCGTGGCGCTGATGCGGGCGCGGCCGGACTGGGCTGCGCTCAACATGGACGTGGCGCAGACGCCCGTGGCGTGA